A single window of Archangium gephyra DNA harbors:
- a CDS encoding DUF2934 domain-containing protein, translated as MARTHAKTSHPTPAQQMPENPARNAAASNRTQPTHEQIARRAYELFLARGGGHGQHEQDWAQAERELKLGRC; from the coding sequence ATGGCACGTACGCACGCCAAGACGTCCCACCCCACTCCGGCCCAGCAGATGCCGGAGAACCCGGCTCGCAATGCCGCGGCCTCCAACCGCACCCAGCCCACCCATGAGCAGATCGCCCGCCGCGCCTATGAGCTGTTCCTCGCTCGCGGCGGCGGCCACGGTCAGCACGAGCAGGACTGGGCCCAGGCCGAGCGCGAGCTGAAGCTCGGACGCTGCTGA
- the mutY gene encoding A/G-specific adenine glycosylase, with product MSPPRKRKAPSPTPLVEPARRESLRSGLLTWYDRQKRDLPWRRTRDPYAIWLSEVMLQQTQVATVIPYWERFLQRFPTVEALATAPLPDVLAGWRGLGYYSRARNLHRAAQELVARFGGRLPSTAAELLTLPGFGRYTAGAVASIAFGEPAPLVDGNVARVLSRLFEVEGPPGDRAREARLWELATALVPGERPGDFNQALMEHGATVCRPENPLCLLCPVREQCLAYRNGRVDELPPAKVRAAPKRMTLAVAVWAHEGRLLLARRAEKGLFGGLWELPAAEVEDDTPDPASAVKLAEALGAEVRVQGHLGTVRRQLTHRSLSLRLLRVTGHPHPTRAPAFQELRWCTPDEASSLGMSTAMHKALEAAVTAGALRG from the coding sequence ATGAGCCCTCCGCGCAAACGCAAGGCGCCCTCCCCCACGCCCCTCGTCGAGCCCGCTCGCCGCGAGTCCCTCCGCTCCGGGTTGCTCACCTGGTACGACCGGCAGAAGCGCGACCTGCCCTGGCGCCGCACGCGAGACCCCTACGCCATCTGGCTCAGCGAGGTCATGCTCCAGCAGACGCAGGTGGCCACCGTCATCCCCTACTGGGAGCGGTTCCTCCAGCGCTTTCCCACGGTGGAGGCGCTCGCCACCGCGCCCCTGCCGGACGTGCTCGCCGGGTGGCGCGGGCTCGGCTACTACTCGCGCGCTCGCAACCTGCACCGCGCCGCCCAGGAGCTCGTCGCCCGCTTCGGCGGCAGGCTCCCCTCCACCGCCGCCGAGCTGCTCACCCTCCCCGGCTTCGGCCGCTACACCGCTGGGGCCGTGGCCTCCATCGCCTTTGGCGAGCCCGCGCCCCTCGTGGATGGCAACGTGGCCCGCGTCCTCTCGCGCCTCTTCGAAGTGGAGGGCCCCCCCGGAGACCGCGCCCGCGAGGCCCGGCTGTGGGAGCTCGCCACCGCGCTCGTGCCCGGCGAGCGGCCCGGCGACTTCAACCAGGCCCTCATGGAGCACGGCGCCACCGTGTGCCGCCCGGAGAATCCCCTGTGTCTGCTGTGCCCCGTGCGCGAGCAGTGTCTCGCGTACCGCAACGGCCGCGTGGACGAGCTGCCCCCCGCCAAGGTGCGCGCCGCCCCCAAGCGCATGACGCTCGCCGTGGCCGTCTGGGCCCATGAGGGCCGGCTGCTGCTCGCCCGGCGCGCCGAGAAAGGCCTCTTCGGCGGACTCTGGGAGCTGCCCGCCGCCGAGGTCGAGGACGACACGCCCGATCCCGCCTCCGCCGTGAAGCTCGCCGAGGCGCTCGGCGCGGAGGTCCGCGTGCAAGGCCACCTCGGCACCGTGCGCCGGCAGCTCACCCACCGCTCGCTCTCGCTCCGGCTGCTGCGCGTGACGGGACACCCGCACCCCACCCGCGCCCCCGCCTTCCAGGAGCTGCGCTGGTGCACCCCCGACGAGGCCTCCTCGCTCGGTATGAGCACCGCCATGCACAAGGCACTCGAGGCCGCTGTCACCGCCGGTGCGCTTCGCGGCTGA
- a CDS encoding SDR family oxidoreductase, which translates to MATRDFQGKVVLITGASSGIGRAAATAYASQGAHLVLAARRESQLQDAARDVQALGVRALPVRCDVTVEEDVTRLMRETEAAFGGLDILVNNAGLGLYGPVEGFSEAQLRQVFDINFFGLVRVTRAALPLLRKRAPGSQVVNVSSVLGHRGLPLLGGYGASKAAVNLLTESLRAELAAEGISVLLVSPGLTETEFRDARLNAEGWKQDAIPLNAMSSATVASAMVRASRRKRRETILTLPGRVMVLANRWMPSLFDRVARRIVNAAKAP; encoded by the coding sequence ATGGCCACCAGAGACTTCCAGGGCAAGGTCGTCCTCATCACCGGCGCCTCCAGCGGTATCGGCCGCGCCGCCGCCACCGCCTACGCCTCCCAGGGCGCCCACCTCGTGCTCGCCGCCCGCCGCGAGTCCCAACTCCAGGACGCCGCGCGCGACGTGCAAGCACTCGGCGTGCGGGCCCTCCCCGTCCGCTGCGATGTCACCGTGGAGGAGGATGTCACACGTCTCATGCGCGAGACGGAGGCCGCGTTCGGCGGGCTCGACATCCTCGTCAACAACGCCGGGCTCGGGCTCTACGGCCCCGTCGAGGGCTTCAGCGAGGCGCAGCTGCGCCAGGTCTTCGACATCAACTTCTTCGGCCTCGTGCGCGTCACCCGCGCCGCCCTGCCCCTGCTGCGCAAGCGCGCTCCCGGCTCGCAGGTCGTCAACGTCAGCTCCGTGCTCGGCCACCGCGGGCTGCCGCTGCTCGGCGGCTACGGTGCCTCCAAGGCCGCCGTGAATCTCCTCACCGAGTCCCTGCGTGCCGAGCTCGCCGCCGAGGGCATCTCCGTGCTGCTCGTCTCCCCCGGCCTCACCGAGACGGAGTTCCGCGACGCCCGCCTCAACGCCGAGGGCTGGAAGCAGGACGCCATCCCCTTGAACGCGATGAGCTCCGCCACCGTCGCCTCCGCCATGGTGCGCGCCAGCCGCCGCAAGCGCCGCGAGACGATCCTCACCCTCCCCGGCCGCGTCATGGTGCTCGCCAACCGGTGGATGCCCTCGCTCTTCGACCGCGTGGCCCGCCGCATCGTCAACGCGGCCAAGGCGCCATGA
- a CDS encoding PD-(D/E)XK nuclease family protein, translated as MRRTSFANDFSWSKSRHEKLQECLRAYYLYYYRSWGGWESGAPKEVRELYVLKKLGNRYAWAGSVVHDAIKDALLDIRAGRAVEPEKVEARARKLMQDDFRYSRGKSYWSQKYRKTFSGLVEHEYDEPVADEAWKQNWETVRSALAWFFSSRWPELARGLKPAQWLEVDAGADFSTFVMDGVKVFAIPDFAYVEADGSPVVVDWKTGKAREGYDEQVLGYALYVSQRYRLPMEKVRASLVYLNDGVEHQVQVDADAVEGFKSRFAQSVARMRELLADPASNTPKDESAFPQTENLSSCTRCAFRRPCGREAAAAKVA; from the coding sequence ATGCGGCGCACCTCCTTCGCGAACGATTTCTCCTGGTCCAAGAGCCGTCACGAGAAGCTCCAGGAGTGCCTGAGGGCCTACTACCTCTACTACTACCGCTCCTGGGGCGGCTGGGAGTCGGGGGCGCCCAAGGAGGTGCGGGAGCTGTACGTGCTCAAGAAGTTGGGCAACCGCTACGCGTGGGCGGGCAGCGTGGTGCACGACGCCATCAAGGACGCGCTGCTGGACATCCGGGCGGGGCGCGCGGTGGAGCCGGAGAAGGTGGAGGCGAGGGCGCGCAAGCTGATGCAGGACGACTTCCGCTATTCGCGGGGCAAGTCGTACTGGTCGCAGAAGTACCGCAAGACGTTCTCGGGGCTGGTGGAGCACGAGTACGACGAGCCGGTGGCGGACGAGGCGTGGAAGCAGAACTGGGAGACGGTGCGCTCGGCGCTGGCGTGGTTCTTCAGCTCGCGCTGGCCGGAGCTGGCGCGGGGGTTGAAGCCGGCGCAGTGGCTGGAGGTGGACGCGGGGGCGGACTTCTCCACCTTCGTGATGGACGGGGTGAAGGTGTTCGCGATTCCCGACTTCGCCTATGTGGAGGCGGACGGCTCACCGGTGGTGGTGGACTGGAAGACGGGCAAGGCGCGCGAGGGGTACGACGAGCAGGTGCTGGGCTACGCGCTGTACGTGTCGCAGCGCTACCGGCTGCCGATGGAGAAGGTGCGCGCGTCGCTGGTGTACCTGAACGACGGGGTGGAGCATCAGGTGCAGGTGGACGCGGACGCGGTGGAGGGCTTCAAGTCCCGCTTCGCGCAGAGCGTGGCGCGGATGCGCGAGCTGCTGGCGGACCCGGCCAGCAACACGCCCAAGGACGAGTCGGCCTTCCCGCAGACGGAGAACCTGTCCTCGTGCACCCGCTGCGCGTTCCGCCGTCCCTGTGGACGCGAGGCCGCGGCGGCGAAGGTGGCGTGA
- a CDS encoding zinc finger Ran-binding domain-containing protein has translation MASTTRIIEETWTCDVCGTSNEGRSEACGRCDEAAPGLNTLFPRARPLSAFWRRLPVRNPLALRTRVRQSIPLWVLLGLVGLIVGPCVWSFQENEVKGEVVAMEWKRLVRRETFEKVTRRGWRDELKQAPARMPVNGSGEAAGLEAVRDCEQLQRGSRRVEDGYKTKCETRLVGESMKRVCERVPRYREEPIYAEQCGYDTWVWKQVEQLEAKGRDDTPRWPDGTLVAQGPLDRVQRLEAYSARIQYRKGGESREYEYLLPNEARFHAMRKGQSVTLQVRNDGAVLGVQLTDAAP, from the coding sequence ATGGCGAGTACCACGCGCATCATCGAGGAGACGTGGACCTGCGACGTATGCGGGACGAGCAACGAGGGCCGCTCGGAAGCCTGCGGCAGGTGCGACGAGGCGGCTCCTGGCCTCAACACCCTTTTTCCGAGGGCAAGGCCCCTGTCGGCGTTCTGGCGGCGCCTGCCGGTGAGGAACCCGCTGGCGCTGAGGACGCGTGTGCGGCAGTCGATTCCCCTGTGGGTGCTGCTCGGATTGGTGGGCCTCATCGTGGGGCCGTGCGTCTGGAGCTTCCAGGAGAACGAGGTGAAGGGGGAGGTGGTGGCGATGGAGTGGAAGCGCCTGGTGCGCCGGGAGACCTTCGAGAAGGTGACGCGGCGGGGATGGAGGGATGAGCTGAAGCAGGCGCCGGCCCGGATGCCCGTGAACGGGAGCGGAGAGGCCGCGGGACTGGAAGCCGTGCGCGATTGCGAGCAACTCCAGCGGGGCTCGCGAAGGGTAGAGGACGGGTACAAGACGAAGTGTGAGACCCGGCTCGTGGGCGAGAGCATGAAGAGGGTCTGCGAGCGGGTGCCGCGTTACCGCGAGGAGCCCATCTACGCGGAGCAGTGCGGTTACGACACGTGGGTGTGGAAGCAGGTGGAGCAGCTCGAGGCGAAGGGCCGGGACGACACGCCTCGCTGGCCGGACGGGACCCTGGTGGCGCAGGGGCCGCTGGACCGGGTTCAGCGGCTGGAGGCCTACTCCGCGCGCATCCAGTACCGCAAGGGAGGCGAGTCGCGTGAGTACGAGTACCTGCTCCCGAACGAGGCGAGATTCCACGCCATGCGCAAGGGCCAGTCCGTCACCCTCCAGGTGCGCAACGATGGCGCGGTGCTCGGAGTGCAACTGACGGACGCAGCCCCCTGA
- a CDS encoding tRNA threonylcarbamoyladenosine dehydratase gives MNPQPTPPEAVPAATGTPAPSEPKPFKLHRRFDRTGRLLGDPAMERLAKARVIVFGLGGVGSYAAEGLVRSGIGQLTLVDFDTVCVTNGNRQLHATAKTVGKPKAELMAQRCKEINPDAQVQGLREFYRDELADQLLAPGSYDYVVDAIDNVKAKLHLLHRCVSLGIPVVSSMGAAARLDPTAIRVEDLCETHMDPFAKDIRKLLKRKYGVPTERPTGITAVYSIEQRRQPLSLRYDADDGFSCVCPNDNDFHSCEHRNQIDGSVAFVTSVFGMNAAGVVVRRLSQSR, from the coding sequence ATGAATCCGCAGCCCACTCCCCCGGAAGCCGTCCCCGCCGCCACTGGCACCCCCGCTCCCTCGGAGCCCAAGCCCTTCAAGCTGCACCGGCGCTTCGACCGCACCGGCCGTCTGCTCGGTGACCCGGCGATGGAGCGGCTGGCCAAGGCCCGGGTAATCGTCTTCGGCCTGGGGGGCGTGGGCAGCTACGCCGCCGAGGGCCTGGTGCGCAGCGGCATCGGCCAGCTGACGCTGGTGGACTTCGACACCGTGTGCGTCACCAACGGCAACCGCCAGCTGCACGCCACCGCGAAGACGGTGGGCAAGCCCAAGGCGGAGCTGATGGCGCAGCGCTGCAAGGAGATCAACCCGGACGCCCAGGTGCAGGGCCTGCGCGAGTTCTACCGCGACGAGCTGGCCGACCAGCTGCTCGCCCCGGGCAGCTACGACTACGTGGTGGACGCCATCGACAACGTGAAGGCCAAGCTGCACCTGCTGCACCGGTGCGTCAGCCTGGGCATTCCGGTGGTGAGCTCCATGGGCGCCGCGGCCCGCTTGGATCCCACCGCCATCCGCGTGGAGGACCTGTGCGAGACGCACATGGATCCCTTCGCCAAGGACATCCGCAAGCTGCTCAAGCGCAAGTACGGCGTGCCCACCGAGCGGCCCACGGGCATCACCGCCGTCTACTCCATCGAGCAGCGGCGCCAGCCCCTGTCCCTGCGCTACGACGCGGATGACGGCTTCTCCTGCGTGTGCCCCAACGACAACGACTTCCACAGCTGCGAGCACCGCAACCAGATCGACGGCAGCGTGGCCTTCGTCACCTCCGTGTTCGGCATGAACGCGGCCGGTGTCGTGGTGCGCCGCCTCTCGCAGAGCCGTTGA
- a CDS encoding TatD family hydrolase — protein sequence MIDTHCHLDASRFEPDRDEVLARAWAAGLHGILVPGVGPDNWEPLLAMSRAEPRLQVGLGIHPQLLPDLPPEEDEAHLERLDALLAQGGAIAVGECGLDGPSAAGAPMERQVAVLRRHLALARKHGLPVLMHCFRAHPALIELFKQEPLPEAGVLMHSYGGGVDLARFYIQKGCHFSFAGPVTWAEARKPLDALRVIPPDRLMVETDAPDQAPTPHRGQRSEPGYLPRIIEGMARVLGEPVEVLAQRTTENARRLFREAFPPPSR from the coding sequence ATGATTGACACCCACTGCCATCTCGATGCGTCGCGTTTCGAACCAGACCGGGACGAGGTGCTCGCCCGCGCCTGGGCCGCCGGACTGCACGGAATCCTCGTCCCCGGGGTGGGCCCGGACAACTGGGAGCCCCTGCTCGCCATGTCCCGCGCCGAGCCGCGCCTCCAGGTGGGACTCGGTATCCATCCCCAGTTGCTCCCGGATCTCCCTCCCGAGGAGGACGAGGCGCACCTCGAGCGGCTGGACGCGTTGCTCGCCCAGGGAGGCGCCATCGCCGTGGGCGAGTGTGGGCTGGACGGGCCCTCGGCGGCGGGCGCGCCCATGGAGCGCCAGGTGGCGGTGCTGCGGCGGCACCTGGCGCTCGCACGCAAGCACGGCCTGCCCGTGCTCATGCACTGCTTCCGCGCGCACCCCGCCCTCATCGAGCTCTTCAAGCAGGAGCCGCTGCCCGAGGCCGGCGTGCTCATGCACAGCTACGGCGGGGGCGTGGACCTGGCGCGCTTCTACATCCAGAAGGGCTGCCACTTCTCCTTCGCGGGCCCCGTCACCTGGGCCGAGGCGCGCAAGCCGCTGGACGCCCTGCGCGTCATCCCCCCGGATCGGCTGATGGTGGAGACGGATGCCCCGGATCAGGCCCCCACGCCCCACCGGGGACAGCGCTCGGAGCCCGGCTACCTGCCGCGCATCATCGAGGGCATGGCCCGGGTGCTGGGGGAGCCGGTGGAGGTGCTTGCCCAGCGGACGACCGAGAACGCCCGCCGTCTGTTCCGGGAAGCCTTTCCCCCGCCTTCGCGGTAG
- a CDS encoding PD40 domain-containing protein, which yields MTKRVVLGALVGALMMVSTGCTEECVDQIDCLNEKGEPGEGKRWACVDNKCQAQDNTTPVPDAGTQTDAGTDAGTGTDAGTDAGTGTDAGTDAGTDAGTMTVGKDGACTDSINCMGGLRCEGATGSKTCQPLHLAVTASVNNGAGPIEAVAVRAEAGAAPFELSEAAGASRFPRWSKDGTAVAFVQEETAGSPVLVSRTIPLVAAQKTELTTGTAAATEDFRHMEWEPSSRVAWTKKAGTSVTGISVLAPPSTTVETASPNGGFPSWKDDQSLFYSAAGSGVLAVTLGGTPADVGGSSGGEQPRYNRVTDFLLYLASTGTTNFADGSQSLYRLLTLPAAGAASSNEIATVSAPTAVTGGEVKSFITAHDWAPDGTYVTYVRAFYFDPEGDVAPSIICGNGGAEACGTQAGPNVYLQRIDTATGQASGTALLVAENATLPSVSPDGRYVAYIQGQRLYVRGINADGTLSSAAPTVLTPTTLKVQTGLGNDHRPRWQPR from the coding sequence ATGACCAAGCGTGTTGTCCTGGGTGCGCTCGTGGGCGCGCTGATGATGGTGTCGACGGGCTGTACGGAGGAGTGTGTCGATCAGATCGACTGCCTCAACGAGAAGGGGGAGCCGGGCGAAGGCAAGCGGTGGGCTTGCGTCGACAACAAGTGCCAGGCCCAGGACAACACCACCCCGGTTCCTGACGCCGGGACGCAGACGGACGCGGGCACGGATGCGGGCACGGGGACGGATGCCGGGACGGACGCGGGCACGGGGACGGACGCCGGCACGGACGCGGGCACGGACGCCGGCACGATGACCGTGGGCAAGGACGGTGCCTGCACCGACTCCATCAACTGCATGGGGGGCCTGCGGTGCGAGGGCGCCACGGGCAGCAAGACCTGCCAGCCGCTGCACCTCGCGGTGACGGCTTCCGTGAACAACGGGGCCGGTCCCATTGAAGCAGTGGCCGTCCGTGCGGAAGCGGGCGCCGCGCCGTTCGAGCTCAGCGAGGCCGCGGGCGCGAGCCGCTTCCCGCGCTGGAGCAAGGACGGCACGGCCGTGGCCTTCGTGCAGGAGGAGACCGCGGGCAGCCCGGTGCTCGTCTCCCGGACGATTCCGCTCGTCGCGGCGCAGAAGACCGAGCTCACCACCGGCACGGCCGCCGCCACCGAGGACTTCCGGCACATGGAGTGGGAGCCCTCGTCCCGCGTCGCCTGGACCAAGAAGGCGGGCACGAGCGTCACGGGCATCTCCGTCCTCGCTCCCCCGAGCACCACCGTCGAGACGGCCAGCCCCAACGGCGGCTTCCCCTCGTGGAAGGACGACCAGAGCCTCTTCTACAGCGCCGCGGGCTCTGGCGTGTTGGCGGTGACGCTCGGAGGGACGCCCGCGGATGTGGGCGGGAGCTCGGGAGGAGAGCAGCCCCGCTACAACCGGGTGACGGACTTCCTGCTCTACCTCGCCAGCACCGGCACGACGAACTTCGCGGATGGTTCGCAGTCCCTGTACAGGCTCCTCACCCTCCCCGCGGCGGGGGCGGCGTCTTCCAACGAGATCGCCACGGTGAGCGCTCCGACAGCCGTGACGGGTGGTGAGGTCAAGTCGTTCATCACCGCTCACGACTGGGCGCCGGACGGCACGTACGTCACCTACGTGCGTGCGTTCTACTTCGATCCCGAGGGGGACGTGGCGCCCTCCATCATCTGCGGCAACGGGGGGGCCGAGGCCTGCGGGACCCAGGCGGGACCCAACGTCTACCTGCAGCGCATCGATACCGCGACGGGTCAGGCGTCGGGGACGGCCCTCCTCGTGGCGGAGAATGCGACCCTGCCCTCGGTCTCTCCGGATGGGCGCTACGTGGCCTACATCCAGGGCCAGCGGCTCTACGTGCGCGGCATCAACGCGGACGGCACCCTGAGCAGCGCGGCGCCCACCGTGCTCACCCCGACGACCCTGAAGGTGCAGACCGGCCTCGGCAACGACCACCGCCCGCGCTGGCAGCCGCGGTAG
- a CDS encoding pilus assembly FimT family protein, giving the protein MNPTRHEGRERGFTLLEVLLVLAILGVLTGMAVVAFDAVGRRGALQNAAFDFQGAMMSARTRAASRGYPVWVVLYPEANRKSLTDGMGAFIVVEDHAGTYVRDPLELFKLELKPSEVSGKPLVSAVYFLEDYNKKVRFETLTPGQVGLFGAPFQLLAAKTCSFCSSGAALAGAIGFFPDGSANFVDGEGDFVSGTNQSMALRSLEGRNQQLFAISGPTGYMAVFSPDKL; this is encoded by the coding sequence GTGAATCCAACCAGACACGAAGGGCGGGAGAGAGGCTTCACGCTTCTCGAGGTGCTGCTCGTGCTGGCCATCCTGGGTGTGCTGACGGGGATGGCGGTGGTGGCCTTCGACGCGGTGGGACGGCGGGGGGCGTTGCAGAACGCCGCCTTTGATTTCCAGGGCGCGATGATGTCGGCGCGCACGCGGGCGGCGTCGCGCGGCTATCCGGTGTGGGTGGTGCTCTATCCGGAGGCCAACCGCAAGAGCCTGACGGACGGCATGGGCGCGTTCATCGTGGTGGAGGATCACGCGGGCACCTACGTGCGTGACCCCCTCGAGCTCTTCAAGCTCGAGCTCAAGCCGAGCGAGGTGAGCGGCAAGCCCCTCGTGTCGGCGGTGTACTTCCTCGAGGACTACAACAAGAAGGTCCGTTTCGAGACGCTGACGCCCGGGCAGGTGGGCCTGTTCGGCGCACCCTTCCAGCTGCTGGCGGCGAAGACGTGCAGCTTCTGCTCCTCAGGGGCCGCCCTGGCGGGCGCCATCGGCTTCTTCCCGGATGGCAGCGCGAACTTCGTCGATGGCGAGGGCGACTTCGTCTCCGGCACCAACCAATCCATGGCCCTCCGCAGTCTGGAGGGCCGCAACCAGCAGCTGTTCGCCATCTCTGGCCCCACGGGCTACATGGCGGTCTTCAGCCCGGACAAGCTCTAG
- a CDS encoding type IV pilus modification PilV family protein, with protein sequence MDSTSRRPVRRNRTARRGVSLIEGMTASVVLLIGMVGVFQGIMVASRQNMMANHATRASGIASQVRVALDTLGWARVIGTPDRPGLLVGQRCNATDEVRALTGGMEHLTPGDDDDWRVRCVFDLDAYEQVALPSLRVLPSYAPSDMSHFRRVLVVVDKLDEATGVTVNQVTVVVSWVEMGKRRFVFQNFGFYDSGPFGNETYVEI encoded by the coding sequence GTGGACTCCACTTCCCGCCGCCCCGTCCGCCGCAACCGTACCGCCCGCCGCGGTGTCTCGCTCATCGAGGGGATGACCGCTTCCGTGGTGCTGCTCATCGGCATGGTGGGCGTCTTCCAGGGCATCATGGTGGCCAGCCGGCAGAACATGATGGCCAACCACGCCACCCGCGCCTCGGGCATCGCCTCGCAGGTGCGCGTGGCGCTGGACACGCTGGGCTGGGCCCGGGTGATCGGCACGCCGGATCGTCCCGGCCTGCTGGTGGGCCAGCGCTGCAACGCGACCGACGAGGTGCGGGCGCTCACCGGCGGCATGGAGCACCTCACGCCTGGCGACGACGACGACTGGCGGGTGCGCTGCGTCTTCGACCTGGATGCCTACGAGCAGGTGGCGCTGCCCTCGCTGCGGGTGCTGCCCAGCTACGCGCCCTCGGACATGAGCCACTTCCGGCGCGTCCTGGTCGTCGTCGACAAGCTGGACGAGGCCACGGGCGTGACCGTCAACCAGGTGACGGTCGTGGTATCCTGGGTGGAGATGGGCAAGCGCCGGTTCGTGTTCCAGAACTTCGGGTTCTACGACTCGGGCCCGTTCGGCAACGAAACCTACGTCGAGATCTGA
- a CDS encoding PilW family protein has protein sequence MTPSRNTQTLAPRGLTLLELMVGTVTTTIILAAVAVSFAGIQGSYQTESRIKVSVEGVRTATQFVEQRLRLAGYGVDPRFAFDFSAVGLPGETKSNHTLVFASGAPKSVTDDLAFRYRDAAYLRRGRFLGAAGLQLEPGFSFGVDLAKGQRLLVSCNNGKKYLVLKVNAGGVAKNLGASANFTVDTKLSSTTQDDTCLSKTGELDAPYVLLLHEVRLRIMDLGGRPFLMAFQGLDELNMDTAVPLAADVESFQVAYIMNRPPLDGDNAGLPPVDIASDEPNWILGDLNSADKDRHPPQRDPLKPEPKYGDPYDAAIRYSNHPANIRAVRVAISVRSATPEPNGRRGFGREDLEDSGELSAPDGYYRTNMTTTVRVPNLMSRSGFNPPVGALHPSGSNVWGG, from the coding sequence ATGACCCCCTCGAGAAACACCCAGACTCTCGCGCCGCGTGGTCTCACGCTGCTCGAGCTGATGGTGGGAACGGTGACGACCACCATCATCCTCGCCGCGGTGGCCGTGTCCTTCGCGGGCATCCAGGGCTCCTACCAGACGGAGTCGCGCATCAAGGTGTCGGTGGAGGGGGTGCGCACGGCGACGCAGTTCGTCGAGCAGCGGCTGCGCCTGGCCGGCTACGGCGTGGATCCGCGCTTCGCGTTCGACTTCAGCGCCGTGGGGCTTCCCGGGGAGACCAAGTCCAACCACACCCTCGTGTTCGCCAGCGGCGCGCCCAAGTCCGTGACCGACGACCTGGCCTTCCGCTACCGGGACGCGGCGTACCTGCGCCGGGGGCGCTTCCTGGGGGCGGCCGGCCTCCAGCTGGAGCCGGGCTTCTCCTTCGGGGTGGACCTGGCCAAGGGCCAGCGCCTGCTCGTCTCGTGCAACAACGGCAAGAAGTACCTGGTGCTGAAGGTCAACGCGGGGGGAGTGGCCAAGAACCTCGGTGCCTCCGCCAACTTCACGGTGGACACGAAGCTGTCCTCCACCACCCAGGACGACACGTGCCTGTCCAAGACGGGCGAGCTGGACGCTCCGTACGTCCTGCTGCTGCACGAGGTGCGCCTGCGCATCATGGACCTGGGGGGCCGCCCGTTCCTCATGGCCTTCCAGGGCCTGGATGAGCTGAACATGGACACCGCCGTCCCGCTGGCCGCGGACGTGGAGTCCTTCCAGGTGGCCTACATCATGAACCGGCCGCCGCTGGACGGGGACAACGCGGGCCTGCCGCCGGTGGACATCGCCTCCGACGAGCCCAACTGGATCCTCGGGGACCTGAACAGCGCGGACAAGGATCGCCACCCGCCGCAGAGGGATCCGCTCAAGCCGGAGCCCAAGTACGGCGACCCCTACGATGCGGCCATCCGCTACTCGAACCATCCGGCCAACATCCGCGCGGTGCGCGTGGCCATCTCGGTGCGCTCGGCGACCCCCGAGCCCAACGGGCGCCGTGGCTTCGGGCGGGAGGACCTGGAGGATTCCGGGGAGCTCTCCGCGCCGGATGGCTATTACCGGACCAACATGACCACGACCGTGCGCGTGCCGAACCTGATGTCGCGCTCTGGTTTCAACCCGCCGGTGGGGGCTCTCCACCCCTCCGGCTCCAATGTGTGGGGAGGCTGA